The DNA region AACTTGTATATTCTTACCTGTGTGGGTTCTCTTTGTTTTGGACCAGTTGTGTTGGGAGGGTCGAGGGTCGAGGAAATCCATATATCTGTGCGAGTTCATAAATGATTCTACCTGAGGCATTAATTAATCCTCCTGAATCATGGTTGGAATTTAAGAATTGCACCGGAAAGAATCGAACTCATTAATTGATTATCGAGTTGTTTTCCCGAATGATAGAATTGGAATTAATGAAAAGATAATCATGTAATCGAAGAAATTAAGTTTGATGAATATGTAGGAGGGGTTATTTAAGCATGCAGAATGAAAACCAACAGTATTGACATATTACTATacaaaattaaacatgcagTGCAGCAACATAATATTTAGCAAATTTGACAGAATGAGTCTCTACAAATGTCacaataataatgataaatataaaTGAAGCACATtcgattatttatttaatttatatatatatatatatggcatCATAATTATGAGAATTGTTGGGGATTTTTCTTGGAAGAATTGCTCTTGTTGTTATGCATCCAAACCTTAAAAACCTGTCTCTTTACCCCAACTTCAGCACAAAACCTCTGCAATTCACTATCATCTTCTCTGGGAATCCGCCACCCTATTTTCTCGGCGAATACCATCATCTTCTCCTTCTGCTCCGTCGTGAATTTCGTCCGGAAACGCTTCTTGCTGGAAAACTGCGGTGGCGGTGGCGCCACTTGCAAGGAGTTGAAGTTCAGCTCGTCGCTGGAAGAATCAGTGCCGGCGCTTCCTGCACCTCCGCCGGAGCTGCCGAAAGCCATTTTCATGGGCGGCACCATGGAACCCCAGTGAGCACCGGATCCGCCGACGCCGACACGATGATGGCTCATCGAGGGGGAAGGAAGAGACGGAGGGAGATGGAGGGGGTGCACCATCGCAGCACCGGCGGCTGCTGGGTCTCCGTGATGCTCTTTGCGGTGGAAATTCCGGTGGCAGCTGCAGGCGGCGCACTTGAGCGCTTCGAGGGTCCCTTCCTCTCCGCCGGGCATGAACTCCCCACATCCGTCGGTGACGTTCCCACCGATACTAGCTGCGTGGTTCTTGAGGCATTCCCGGTAGCTAAATCTAGGGTTTGTCGGCTTGGGTTTGGAGCCACCGGAATTG from Primulina tabacum isolate GXHZ01 chromosome 14, ASM2559414v2, whole genome shotgun sequence includes:
- the LOC142524506 gene encoding zinc-finger homeodomain protein 2-like; the encoded protein is MAAFTGEDKGMRMQSYNNSLENSNTQQEKARIPEPNSGGSKPKPTNPRFSYRECLKNHAASIGGNVTDGCGEFMPGGEEGTLEALKCAACSCHRNFHRKEHHGDPAAAGAAMVHPLHLPPSLPSPSMSHHRVGVGGSGAHWGSMVPPMKMAFGSSGGGAGSAGTDSSSDELNFNSLQVAPPPPQFSSKKRFRTKFTTEQKEKMMVFAEKIGWRIPREDDSELQRFCAEVGVKRQVFKVWMHNNKSNSSKKNPQQFS